In one window of Ovis aries strain OAR_USU_Benz2616 breed Rambouillet chromosome 5, ARS-UI_Ramb_v3.0, whole genome shotgun sequence DNA:
- the LOC121819698 gene encoding histidine-rich glycoprotein-like isoform X1, with the protein MTTTTLITTATTPTTTTTTPTTTTTTPTTTTTTTTTPTTHHHYSHNHGCYCSHNHHYSHHYSHNHHRYSHNHNCYYSHNHHYYHRYSHSYHHYSHNNYHYSNNNDYYDSNHHHHYSHNNHHYSNNHHHYSNNNHHSSNHHYHYSNNEHHHFFKSNHYYYSSSNHHHSNHHHYSHNNHHYSNNHHHYSNNNDYYYSNNKHYHFSKNNHYYNSNSNHHHSNHHHHSNNHHHHYSSSKHHYPQNNHH; encoded by the coding sequence ATGACTACTACTACTCTAATAACCACCGCTACTACTCCCACAACAACTACTACTACTCCAACAACGACTACTACTActccaacaaccaccaccactaccaccactaCTCCAACAACCCACCATCACTACTCCCACAACCATGGCTGCTACTGCTCCCACAACCACCACTACTCCCACCACTACTCACACAACCACCACCGCTACTCCCACAACCACAACTGCTACTACTCCCACAACCACCACTACTACCACCGCTACTCCCACAGCTACCACCACTACTCCCACAACAACTACCACTATTCCAACAACAATGACTACTACGActccaaccaccaccaccactactccCACAACAACCACCACTATTCCAATAACCACCACCACTACTCCAACAACAACCATCACTCTTCCAACCACCACTACCACTACTCCAACAACGAACACCACCACTTCTTCAAAAGCAACCACTACTACTACTCCAGTAGTAACCACCACCACTCCAACCACCACCATTACTCCCACAACAACCACCACTActccaacaaccaccaccactattCCAACAACAATGACTACTACTATTCCAACAACAAACACTACCACTTCTCCAAAAACAACCACTACTACAACTCTAACAGCAACCACCACCActccaaccaccaccaccactccaacaaccaccaccaccactactccAGTAGCAAACACCACTACCCCCAAAACAACCACCACTAG